A portion of the Blautia hansenii DSM 20583 genome contains these proteins:
- a CDS encoding RluA family pseudouridine synthase, producing the protein MNTINIEDTVLYEDKYILVCQKPAGFPVQSKRLGTLDMECALRNYLAKKGQEPYVAVIHRLDQPVQGVLVFAKDKESAAKLSKQMQQGKFEKTYLAYTQGHTDKKQETLIDELEKDGRTNTSKVVAKKTANSKRAELSYKVLKETEEGSLLEVSLKTGRHHQIRVQLAHAGLPIFGDAKYNVKCTKEDANHGVSLCAYKLSFLHPAKGKKMEFQVMPVGNFPIV; encoded by the coding sequence ATGAATACTATAAATATAGAAGATACTGTTTTATATGAAGATAAATATATTTTGGTTTGTCAAAAACCGGCAGGATTTCCGGTTCAGAGCAAACGGTTGGGAACTCTGGATATGGAATGTGCATTGAGAAATTATTTGGCAAAGAAAGGACAAGAACCTTATGTGGCAGTTATCCACAGACTGGATCAGCCGGTACAGGGAGTTCTTGTGTTTGCGAAAGACAAAGAAAGCGCAGCAAAGCTCAGTAAACAAATGCAGCAGGGGAAATTTGAAAAAACTTATCTGGCATATACACAGGGACATACGGATAAAAAACAGGAAACTTTAATTGATGAATTAGAAAAGGACGGCAGAACTAATACGTCTAAAGTGGTTGCAAAGAAAACGGCAAACAGTAAACGGGCGGAGCTTTCCTATAAGGTTCTGAAAGAAACAGAAGAGGGAAGTCTTTTGGAAGTTTCTTTGAAAACAGGGCGTCATCATCAGATTAGAGTGCAGCTGGCACATGCAGGACTGCCGATTTTCGGTGATGCAAAGTACAATGTGAAATGTACGAAAGAGGATGCAAATCATGGTGTTTCTTTATGTGCATATAAATTGTCTTTTTTACATCCTGCAAAAGGGAAGAAAATGGAATTTCAGGTAATGCCGGTTGGAAATTTTCCAATAGTATAG
- a CDS encoding ABC transporter substrate-binding protein — MKKVLVGLLCCMLAAGVISGCGSKEKPKSDKSQNHTEKTEEQSDTTSTEKPQEEKEPSKEPEEEKNMANDLTMQVLKEQAGTRDYTSLEELNPEPGSYIAVVVKNTKSSFWASVKRGMDDAVKDLNQKMGYKGEDKIKISFEGPSEETDVESQINIIDAVLSENPAVLCLAAIDMESCEAQLEAAAENDIPVVVLDSGVQSSLVNSVCATDNYSMGAEAANKLAEAIGGQGQVAVMTHVAASQTSRDREIGFTETIANNYPEIEIVNISHENPETSMTEMAEAVLKLYPDVKGYFGTNEHATNAVLDAVSASGREIAVLGIDAGKKQIDAVKKGTEIGTFVQNSYGMGYATVVAAMRADLELENDTFINCGYQWIDGNSIELSEYANYLYE, encoded by the coding sequence ATGAAGAAAGTACTGGTGGGTTTGCTGTGCTGCATGCTGGCAGCAGGAGTTATCAGTGGCTGTGGCTCAAAGGAAAAGCCAAAATCTGATAAAAGCCAAAATCATACAGAGAAAACGGAAGAGCAGTCCGATACTACAAGTACAGAAAAGCCGCAGGAGGAGAAAGAGCCTTCAAAAGAGCCGGAAGAAGAAAAGAATATGGCAAATGATTTAACCATGCAGGTTTTGAAGGAGCAGGCAGGAACAAGGGATTATACTTCTTTGGAAGAGTTAAATCCTGAACCGGGCAGTTATATTGCGGTGGTGGTAAAGAATACAAAATCCAGCTTCTGGGCAAGTGTAAAAAGAGGTATGGATGATGCGGTAAAAGATTTAAACCAAAAAATGGGATATAAAGGTGAAGATAAAATCAAAATTTCTTTTGAAGGTCCTTCAGAGGAAACGGATGTAGAAAGCCAGATTAATATTATTGATGCGGTGCTTTCTGAAAATCCTGCTGTCCTTTGTCTGGCGGCTATTGATATGGAGTCCTGTGAAGCACAGTTAGAAGCAGCGGCAGAAAATGATATTCCTGTTGTTGTTCTGGACTCAGGGGTGCAAAGCAGTTTAGTCAACTCCGTATGCGCAACAGATAATTATTCAATGGGAGCAGAGGCTGCAAACAAGCTGGCAGAAGCCATTGGAGGTCAGGGACAGGTTGCGGTGATGACACATGTTGCTGCATCTCAGACAAGCAGAGACAGAGAAATCGGATTTACAGAAACCATTGCAAATAATTATCCGGAAATTGAAATTGTAAATATCTCTCATGAAAATCCGGAAACGAGTATGACGGAAATGGCAGAGGCTGTGTTAAAGCTGTATCCGGATGTAAAAGGTTACTTTGGAACAAATGAGCATGCCACAAATGCTGTTTTAGATGCAGTGAGTGCATCGGGCAGAGAAATTGCGGTGCTGGGTATTGATGCGGGAAAGAAACAGATTGACGCAGTGAAGAAAGGAACAGAAATCGGAACTTTTGTACAGAATTCCTATGGCATGGGGTATGCGACTGTTGTAGCTGCAATGCGTGCAGATTTAGAGTTGGAAAATGACACCTTTATTAATTGCGGATATCAGTGGATTGATGGGAACAGCATTGAATTATCAGAATACGCTAATTATTTATACGAGTAA
- a CDS encoding hydratase translates to MIKLYKNGAWLTEGQEPVSDETGLEQKFHLSKQEAKKNTIAYSILKNHNTSENMDFLKLKFDKLTSHDITFVGIIQTARASGLERFPVPYVLTNCHNSLCAVGGTINEDDHVFGLSCAKKYGGVYVPPHQAVIHQYAREMLAESGKMILGSDSHTRYGALGTMAMGEGGPELVKQLLGKTYDIPYPDVVGVYLTGEPAFGVGPQDIALAIIGAVFSSGYVKNKVMEFVGPGVGKLSVDYRIGIDVMTTETTCLSSIWQTDSKVKEFYEIHGRAQDYKELQPKTTAYYDGMVYVNLSEIRPMIAMPFHPANTYTIEELNKNLMDILDEVEKKAKVSLGENVSYTLKDKVRNGKLYVEQGIIAGCAGGGFENICDAADILKGKSIGADEFSLSIYPASTPIYMELAKNGVLADLMQTGAIVKTAFCGPCFGAGDTPANNALSIRHSTRNFPNREGSKLQEGQISSVALMDTRSIAATAANKGCLTAATEYEGTYRKPTYFFDGSIYENRVFDSKGVAEPDVEIQFGPNIKDWPKMPKLPENLLLQVTAEIHDPVTTTDELIPSGETSSFRSNPIRLAEFALSRKAPDYVGLAKDIQKGETAREQGEIPEEKVSGLCQMKEQIQAEFAAMSWENTGIGSTIFAEKPGDGSAREQAASCQKVLGGWANIAREYATKRYRSNLINWGMLPFLFTEEQLPFAKGDYLYIPNIQEAVKEGKSELTAYVVKDGLSPFTLRLGEMTQDERTILLQGCLINYYKLSI, encoded by the coding sequence ATGATTAAATTATATAAAAACGGCGCATGGCTGACAGAAGGGCAGGAACCTGTAAGCGACGAGACGGGACTGGAGCAAAAATTTCATTTGAGCAAACAGGAAGCAAAGAAAAATACAATTGCCTATTCCATTTTGAAAAATCACAATACTTCTGAAAATATGGATTTCCTGAAGTTGAAATTTGATAAATTAACATCTCATGATATTACTTTTGTAGGTATCATACAGACAGCGAGAGCTTCCGGACTGGAGAGATTTCCAGTTCCTTATGTACTTACAAATTGTCACAATTCTCTGTGTGCAGTGGGCGGAACCATTAACGAGGATGACCATGTATTCGGATTAAGCTGCGCAAAGAAGTACGGGGGCGTTTATGTACCGCCTCATCAGGCTGTTATCCACCAATATGCAAGAGAAATGCTGGCAGAGAGCGGAAAAATGATATTAGGCTCTGACAGCCATACCAGATACGGCGCTTTAGGTACTATGGCTATGGGTGAGGGAGGTCCGGAGCTTGTAAAACAGCTTTTAGGAAAAACTTATGATATCCCCTATCCTGATGTGGTGGGCGTTTATCTTACCGGAGAGCCGGCTTTCGGTGTAGGTCCTCAGGATATTGCATTGGCAATTATCGGAGCTGTTTTTTCTTCCGGCTATGTGAAAAATAAAGTAATGGAATTTGTAGGGCCGGGAGTAGGAAAACTAAGTGTGGACTATCGAATTGGCATTGATGTTATGACTACGGAAACCACCTGTTTATCCTCTATCTGGCAGACAGACAGCAAAGTAAAGGAATTTTATGAGATACACGGCAGAGCACAGGATTACAAAGAGCTTCAGCCGAAGACAACGGCTTATTATGACGGAATGGTTTATGTAAACTTATCAGAAATCCGCCCTATGATTGCCATGCCTTTCCATCCGGCAAATACTTATACCATAGAGGAATTGAATAAAAACCTAATGGATATTTTAGATGAAGTGGAGAAAAAGGCAAAGGTCAGTCTCGGCGAAAATGTTTCCTATACCTTAAAGGACAAAGTAAGAAATGGAAAACTATATGTAGAACAGGGAATTATTGCAGGTTGTGCAGGAGGCGGATTTGAAAATATTTGTGATGCGGCAGATATTTTGAAAGGAAAAAGCATTGGCGCAGATGAATTTTCACTGAGTATTTATCCGGCAAGTACGCCGATTTATATGGAATTGGCGAAGAACGGCGTATTGGCAGATTTGATGCAGACAGGTGCTATTGTAAAAACCGCATTTTGCGGACCTTGCTTCGGTGCAGGAGATACACCGGCGAATAATGCGCTAAGTATCCGCCATTCTACCAGAAATTTCCCAAATCGTGAAGGCTCGAAATTACAGGAAGGACAAATTTCTTCTGTGGCGTTGATGGATACCCGTTCTATTGCAGCAACGGCAGCCAATAAAGGATGTCTGACAGCGGCAACCGAGTACGAAGGAACGTATAGAAAACCAACGTATTTCTTTGACGGTTCTATTTATGAGAACAGAGTTTTTGACAGCAAGGGTGTAGCAGAGCCGGATGTGGAAATTCAATTTGGACCGAATATTAAAGACTGGCCAAAGATGCCAAAGCTTCCTGAAAACCTGTTGTTGCAGGTAACTGCAGAAATTCATGACCCTGTTACTACCACGGATGAATTAATTCCTTCGGGAGAGACTTCTTCTTTCCGTTCCAACCCTATAAGACTGGCGGAATTTGCATTATCCAGAAAAGCGCCGGATTATGTGGGGCTGGCAAAGGATATTCAAAAAGGAGAAACAGCCAGAGAGCAGGGAGAAATTCCGGAAGAGAAGGTGTCCGGGCTTTGTCAGATGAAAGAGCAGATACAGGCAGAGTTTGCAGCAATGAGCTGGGAAAATACAGGTATCGGAAGTACGATTTTTGCAGAAAAGCCGGGAGACGGCTCAGCCAGAGAGCAGGCAGCATCCTGCCAGAAGGTATTGGGAGGCTGGGCGAATATTGCCAGAGAGTATGCCACAAAAAGATATCGTTCCAATCTGATAAACTGGGGTATGCTTCCGTTTTTATTTACAGAAGAGCAGCTGCCCTTTGCTAAAGGGGATTATCTTTACATTCCAAATATACAGGAAGCTGTAAAAGAAGGTAAGAGCGAGCTTACAGCTTATGTTGTAAAAGACGGACTTTCACCTTTTACTTTAAGATTAGGTGAGATGACACAGGATGAGCGCACGATTTTGCTTCAAGGCTGTCTGATTAATTATTATAAATTGTCTATATAA
- a CDS encoding PucR family transcriptional regulator produces the protein MISSQIIQKTLDELRAITRIDLCVMDIDGKVNSTTFAIENEDFGDVRSFAESMADSQVMKGYHFFKIYDNQTVEYVLVAKGGNEDAYMIGRVAVAQIQNLIVAYKERFDKSNFIQNLILDNLLLVDVYNKAKKLHIAVEAKRVVLLVETKNEKDQDSIEILKNLFISRNNDFITAIDEKNIIIVRSLEENDGYEEIENIAKMIVDMLNAEAMSQVRVSYGNIIHEIKDVSRSYKEAKMALDVGKIFYVGKNIVGYNNLGIGRLIYQLPMPLCEMFMKEVFGGKLPESLDEETLNTINKFFDNNLNISETSRQLFLHRNTLVYRLEKIQKSTGLDIRVFDDALTFKIALMVSSYMEFMKKQD, from the coding sequence ATGATATCAAGTCAGATAATACAAAAAACATTAGACGAACTCAGAGCGATTACCAGAATTGATTTATGTGTTATGGACATAGACGGAAAGGTGAATTCTACTACATTTGCCATTGAAAACGAGGACTTCGGGGATGTGAGAAGTTTTGCCGAGTCTATGGCTGACAGTCAGGTGATGAAAGGTTATCATTTCTTCAAAATTTACGATAACCAGACCGTAGAGTATGTATTAGTTGCAAAAGGCGGAAACGAAGATGCTTATATGATTGGACGTGTTGCCGTAGCGCAAATCCAGAATTTGATTGTGGCATATAAAGAACGCTTTGATAAATCCAACTTTATTCAGAATTTAATTTTGGATAATCTGCTTTTGGTTGATGTATACAACAAAGCGAAAAAGCTTCATATCGCAGTAGAAGCAAAGCGTGTTGTACTTCTGGTGGAAACAAAGAATGAAAAGGATCAGGACTCCATTGAAATTCTGAAGAACTTATTTATTTCCAGAAATAATGATTTCATTACGGCTATTGATGAGAAAAATATTATTATTGTTCGCAGTCTGGAAGAAAATGACGGATATGAAGAAATTGAAAATATTGCGAAAATGATTGTAGATATGCTGAATGCAGAGGCCATGTCTCAGGTTCGTGTATCTTACGGAAATATTATCCATGAAATTAAGGATGTATCCCGTTCTTATAAAGAGGCAAAGATGGCTCTGGACGTAGGAAAAATTTTCTATGTAGGGAAAAATATTGTAGGATATAACAATCTGGGAATTGGACGTCTGATTTATCAGCTTCCAATGCCGCTTTGCGAAATGTTTATGAAGGAAGTATTTGGCGGAAAGCTTCCGGAGTCTTTAGACGAAGAAACTTTGAATACAATCAATAAGTTCTTTGATAATAACCTGAATATTTCAGAAACGTCAAGACAGCTTTTCCTTCACAGAAATACGCTGGTTTACCGATTAGAGAAAATTCAGAAAAGTACAGGACTTGATATCCGTGTATTTGACGATGCCCTGACCTTTAAAATTGCACTCATGGTTTCCAGTTATATGGAATTTATGAAAAAACAAGATTAA
- a CDS encoding IS1182 family transposase: protein MQTPILLHKNYTLNEEGYQLKLPLNLETIIPVDDSVRLLSQFVEAMDLTDLYSTYERINTVSPRTLLKIVLYSYMNGDYSSRSMELNCKRDINFMYLLEGKPVPDHATFARFRSIHFAPCAKRILAEMSNLFYELGEISGETIFIDGTKIEACANKYTFVWKKTVTKNQAKLLIKIADLIAECEQLYGIRIVHGDTVKMKHVKRLRKKLYALKQEENIVFVHGIGKRKTQLQKSIETLEDYLDRLKGYTKKLHICGKRNSYSKTDPDATFMRMKEDAMGNGQLKPAFNLQHGVDSEYIVWLTIGPQPTDTTTLIPFLKETEEYLTFKYQKIIADAGYESEENYVFLDQNQQLAFIKPSNYEISKKRKYRNDIGRIENMKYDEKSDSYICKNGKQLPFTHLRRSKSKTGYISEKNIYQCKECKDCPYKKECIKGNNCKTPIEERNKVLSVAKTFLKYREEDLERILSDKGILLRINRSIQAEGSFGELKQDMQFRRYLSRGTANVLAESVLLAMAKNVNKLHNKIQKGKTGRHLFPLKSA, encoded by the coding sequence ATGCAAACCCCTATATTATTACACAAGAATTATACTTTGAATGAGGAAGGATATCAACTAAAACTTCCTTTAAACTTAGAAACAATTATTCCAGTAGATGATTCTGTGCGGTTGCTGAGTCAGTTTGTGGAGGCTATGGATTTAACGGACTTATATTCTACTTATGAAAGAATAAATACAGTATCGCCAAGAACACTCTTGAAGATTGTTTTATATTCCTATATGAATGGTGATTATTCCTCTCGCTCTATGGAATTGAACTGTAAGCGAGATATTAATTTCATGTATCTTTTAGAGGGAAAACCAGTTCCTGACCATGCCACTTTTGCCCGTTTCCGAAGTATTCATTTTGCTCCGTGTGCGAAACGAATTCTCGCTGAAATGTCTAATCTCTTTTACGAACTTGGAGAAATTTCGGGAGAAACGATTTTTATAGACGGTACAAAAATCGAAGCCTGCGCCAATAAATATACATTTGTATGGAAAAAGACGGTAACCAAAAATCAGGCGAAGTTGCTGATTAAAATCGCCGATCTCATTGCAGAATGTGAGCAACTTTATGGTATTCGGATTGTTCACGGTGATACTGTTAAAATGAAACACGTAAAACGGTTACGCAAAAAGCTGTACGCATTAAAACAAGAAGAAAACATTGTATTTGTACATGGTATTGGGAAACGAAAAACTCAGCTGCAAAAGAGTATCGAAACATTAGAAGACTATCTGGACCGTTTAAAAGGATATACAAAAAAACTGCATATTTGTGGAAAAAGGAACAGTTATTCTAAAACAGATCCGGATGCCACCTTTATGCGGATGAAAGAAGACGCAATGGGAAATGGACAGTTAAAGCCAGCATTTAATTTACAGCATGGCGTTGATTCTGAATACATTGTATGGCTGACAATCGGACCACAGCCCACAGATACTACCACCTTAATTCCCTTCTTAAAGGAAACAGAAGAATATCTGACATTTAAGTATCAAAAAATCATTGCAGATGCTGGATATGAAAGTGAAGAGAATTATGTATTTCTAGATCAAAATCAGCAGTTGGCATTTATCAAACCATCGAATTATGAAATATCAAAAAAGAGAAAATATAGAAACGACATCGGCCGTATAGAAAATATGAAGTATGATGAAAAAAGTGACTCTTATATTTGTAAAAATGGGAAACAGCTGCCCTTTACACATCTCCGTCGCTCTAAATCTAAAACCGGATATATCAGTGAAAAAAACATTTATCAATGTAAAGAATGTAAAGATTGTCCTTACAAGAAAGAGTGCATCAAGGGGAATAACTGTAAAACACCAATAGAAGAGAGAAACAAAGTGCTTTCCGTAGCAAAAACATTTTTGAAATATCGGGAGGAAGATTTGGAGCGGATTCTTTCTGACAAAGGAATTCTTCTTAGAATAAATAGAAGCATCCAAGCAGAAGGATCTTTTGGTGAACTGAAACAGGATATGCAGTTTCGCAGATATTTGAGTCGTGGCACAGCGAATGTTCTTGCTGAAAGTGTTTTGCTGGCAATGGCAAAAAATGTAAATAAACTTCATAACAAAATCCAAAAAGGGAAAACTGGAAGGCATTTATTTCCTTTGAAGAGTGCATAA
- a CDS encoding AI-2E family transporter, translated as MNWKKAGIAAGVSAGVFLGMKYVFPVILPFFLGWILAEAVHVPAKRICEKQTSKKLHLSETALGMIFIILGVLLAVLSVLFTLQYLTGKLGECVQYYPELKEEAQDILWKLCLGIERLTGISADKSCFYISRQAELFLRCIFSGKNSMNTAVVSVKGCVCFVGILAICIVFAILFLQERERVYASLEKWKIFGNLIHIIREMAAGIKAYLKAQFKIIFVVCLLCVGGLWALKVRHYVGFGVAIGMFDAFPVLGTGTFLIPGALLMFLQGKIKMSIGLLVLYLLTAAVRQFLEPRLIGNHVGVSPLLVLVSVYLGVVLYGGFGFVLGPVSAFLIYVILKECAAFKEN; from the coding sequence ATGAATTGGAAAAAGGCAGGGATTGCAGCGGGAGTGAGCGCAGGAGTATTTCTGGGAATGAAATATGTATTTCCTGTTATACTTCCGTTTTTTTTAGGATGGATTTTGGCGGAAGCAGTCCATGTACCGGCAAAGAGGATATGTGAAAAGCAGACGAGTAAAAAGCTGCACCTGTCAGAAACTGCTTTGGGAATGATTTTTATTATTCTGGGCGTGTTGCTGGCGGTTTTGAGTGTGCTTTTTACCTTGCAGTATCTGACCGGAAAACTGGGGGAATGTGTCCAATATTATCCGGAATTGAAAGAGGAAGCGCAGGATATTTTATGGAAGCTTTGCCTTGGAATAGAGCGTCTTACAGGAATATCTGCGGATAAAAGCTGTTTTTATATCAGCAGACAGGCAGAACTTTTCTTGCGGTGCATTTTTTCGGGGAAGAACAGTATGAATACGGCGGTGGTTTCTGTAAAAGGCTGTGTTTGCTTTGTCGGTATACTGGCAATTTGTATTGTGTTTGCTATTTTATTTTTGCAGGAAAGGGAGCGTGTGTATGCGTCTTTGGAAAAGTGGAAAATATTTGGAAACCTTATTCATATTATCAGGGAAATGGCAGCAGGGATAAAAGCATATTTAAAAGCGCAGTTTAAAATTATTTTTGTGGTTTGCCTGCTGTGTGTGGGCGGACTTTGGGCGCTGAAGGTCAGGCACTACGTAGGCTTTGGTGTTGCCATTGGGATGTTTGATGCCTTTCCTGTGCTGGGAACAGGAACTTTTCTTATTCCGGGGGCGCTGCTCATGTTCCTTCAGGGGAAAATAAAAATGAGCATCGGCTTGCTTGTGCTGTATCTTTTGACTGCGGCAGTGCGACAATTCTTAGAACCGAGGCTTATCGGAAATCATGTCGGTGTGTCGCCGCTTTTGGTACTGGTATCGGTTTACTTGGGAGTGGTTTTGTATGGTGGTTTTGGATTTGTTTTGGGACCTGTATCTGCTTTTTTAATTTATGTGATTTTGAAGGAATGTGCCGCTTTTAAGGAAAATTAA
- a CDS encoding ABC transporter ATP-binding protein — MASLSLQHINKTYPNGFEAVKDFNLEIADKEFIIFVGPSGCGKSTTLRMIAGLEEISGGTLKIGDKVVNDVEPKDRDIAMVFQNYALYPHMTVYDNMAFGLKLRKVPKDQIDKMVKEAAKILDLEKLLDRKPKALSGGQRQRVAMGRAIVREPKVFLMDEPLSNLDAKLRVQMRTEISKLHERLGATIIYVTHDQTEAMTLGTRIVVMKDGVVQQVDTPQTLYNAPANLFVAGFIGSPQMNFLDATVKVKGDEVYLQIGNTVLQVPASKKKALIDGGYDGKTVVMGIRPEHVYDDEARIQAFPNSIVEGKITVYELLGAEVYLYFDTEGFPMTARVNPRTTARTGDTVKFALDMEKVHVFDKETEQVITN; from the coding sequence ATGGCAAGTTTATCATTACAGCATATTAACAAAACTTATCCAAACGGATTTGAAGCAGTAAAAGATTTTAACCTTGAAATTGCAGATAAAGAATTTATCATCTTTGTAGGTCCTTCAGGTTGTGGTAAATCTACAACACTTCGTATGATTGCAGGTCTGGAAGAAATTTCCGGCGGTACATTAAAAATCGGCGATAAAGTTGTAAATGATGTAGAACCAAAAGACAGAGATATTGCAATGGTATTCCAGAACTACGCTCTGTACCCACACATGACAGTTTATGATAACATGGCTTTTGGTCTTAAATTAAGAAAAGTTCCAAAAGATCAGATTGATAAAATGGTTAAAGAAGCAGCTAAAATTCTTGACCTTGAAAAATTATTAGACCGTAAACCGAAAGCTCTTTCCGGTGGTCAGAGACAGCGTGTTGCTATGGGACGTGCTATCGTGCGTGAACCTAAAGTATTCTTAATGGACGAACCTCTGTCAAACTTGGATGCAAAACTTCGTGTTCAGATGCGTACTGAGATTTCTAAATTACATGAAAGATTAGGCGCTACAATCATCTATGTAACACATGACCAGACAGAAGCTATGACATTAGGTACAAGAATTGTTGTTATGAAAGACGGTGTTGTACAGCAGGTAGATACACCTCAGACATTATACAACGCTCCGGCTAACTTATTCGTTGCTGGATTTATCGGTTCTCCTCAGATGAACTTCTTAGATGCAACTGTAAAAGTAAAAGGTGATGAAGTATACTTACAGATTGGAAATACTGTACTTCAGGTACCGGCTTCTAAGAAAAAAGCTCTTATCGATGGTGGATACGATGGAAAAACAGTTGTTATGGGTATTCGTCCGGAACATGTATACGATGATGAAGCTCGTATTCAGGCATTCCCAAATAGCATCGTAGAAGGCAAAATTACTGTATACGAATTATTAGGTGCTGAAGTATATCTGTACTTTGATACAGAAGGCTTCCCAATGACAGCAAGAGTTAACCCACGTACAACAGCAAGAACAGGTGATACTGTTAAATTTGCTCTTGATATGGAAAAAGTTCATGTATTCGATAAAGAAACAGAACAGGTTATCACAAACTAA